GTCTGAAAATATTGCCGGATCGGGCTTTTCAGACAGGCATCGGCAATACCGACAGTATCAATGCCCTGTTTTCATCAATTTGAAACTTCACTTCGCAATCTCCCACGTTCATCACATATACGCGCTCGGGAATGTTTTGATAAGCCGGGCGCGGGTCTTGCGCGATGCTTTGGCTGATCAGCGAGGCAAACGCTTCGGTAAGATGCTGCCGGCCGCTTGCTTCGTGCCAAAGAATATCCAGCTGCGGCGGTGCGCCGTCGATAAAACCGGCGGCGGCGTTGGGTTTGGCTTCAACGAAAGGAATGTAAGGCTTGATGTCGATAACCGGTGTTTCGTCGAGCAAATCGGCGCCGCTGCACCATAATTTGACACCTGAATCGGTGGTGATGCGTTCGAGTTTGAGTAGGGATAAGCCCAAATGGTTCGGCCGGTGCGGGCTGCGGGTGGCAAAAACCCCTTTTTTCTGCTTACCGCCGAGGCGCGGCGGGCGAACCAATGGCGCCCAACCTTCGCCGAGCACGCCGTGAAAAATAAAATGTACCCAAATATAATCAAACGTTTCCAAGCCGCGCACGCAATCGGCCTGAAAACGCTTATCCAGCGAAATGCAGATTTCCGCGGCAGGTACCAAGCCGGGTTGGCGGGCAATGCCGAATTTTTGTTTGTAGGGCGAGCAAACGGTGCCGATGGTTTCTATGGTGTACTGCATGTGGATAAGTTTGTTGAAAAGTTTGTGGAATTGTAGCACGGGGTGCGGCTGCTTTTGTTATAATGTGCGGGTTTCAACGGTTTGGCGGGGCAGCAGATGATTGTTTCGATTGATGTGGATGCGCAGAAAACCTTTACGCCGCTTTGCCCGCAAGAGCTTCCTGTGGCAGAAGGCGATAAAATTGCGGATGAATTAAACGCGCAAGCCGC
This portion of the Neisseria canis genome encodes:
- the tsaA gene encoding tRNA (N6-threonylcarbamoyladenosine(37)-N6)-methyltransferase TrmO, which codes for MQYTIETIGTVCSPYKQKFGIARQPGLVPAAEICISLDKRFQADCVRGLETFDYIWVHFIFHGVLGEGWAPLVRPPRLGGKQKKGVFATRSPHRPNHLGLSLLKLERITTDSGVKLWCSGADLLDETPVIDIKPYIPFVEAKPNAAAGFIDGAPPQLDILWHEASGRQHLTEAFASLISQSIAQDPRPAYQNIPERVYVMNVGDCEVKFQIDENRALILSVLPMPV